Part of the Motacilla alba alba isolate MOTALB_02 chromosome 20, Motacilla_alba_V1.0_pri, whole genome shotgun sequence genome, CTGCCATCCAGTTGCTCACACCAACTCACCCATGGGAAGAAAGCCGTAACAATAATTTAGGGTGTCTATCTTTGCACTTTATATAACGACCTGGCTAAAGAAAGTAGTGCCAAACTCCTGCAGtcatagagtcacagaatcactcaggttggaaaagacttccacTAAACCACATCAGCAAATGTTACATCTGCTTGTTTGCTGAGCTTCCAGGGAtgggtgactccaccacttccttggCCAATGTCAGGTTCCCTGTTCCTCTCCAGTTTCTGTGCCGTGTCTCAACTCCAGGGTGTGCCCTATTCCTAAACCCCTGGGTTTGGAGGGAAATGAAGATTAAGTGACCCCTGCTTGGGTCTTTCTTTTGTGCTCATCCATGCCATTCATGTACCTTGGGAAGTTTCAATGCCTGTTTCTGTCCACATGCCAGGTAACTGAAACTGCAGATTGCCATGTAAGGTCTTGACAAGATTGGCAACAATTTGTGAGAAGACAGAAGTTTGTGCCAGGGGATTCAAATGCCTCCACCAATGTACCAATAAAGCACCTATATGCTAGTACACATCTACACCATGGGCAAAGTCAATAGAACATCCCAGAACAAAATAGTGTAGAACTGCAATTTCCAGACTTATCAGACAATTTCACAATGTGAATGCAAAAGGACACTCTGGACATCACAATATTGATTTATAGCTAATGGCATAAACCAAGAATGCTCAAATTAAGACctaaaagtgaaaaaacccTACCTTATTCCTATGCCCATGATTATAAACTCCTCACTTTGAGCTGAACCAAACttgagcagtgccagggctgtcTCTTCTGGATGTCACCACATTTGAGAGACCAGCCAAACAAACTGAATGTCATGTTACCTCCTAACCCAGACACTTGGGCTTAAACTGCTTCTGTTTTggcaaagacatttttgaagCAGTAATAATCCATTATGAATCCAGCATTTTACTGTCTGTAGTTTCAAATTTGTTTAAACTGATATTACAGACCTACTGgtgatttggttttttattttcctttctaggTATAACTCCCATCAAGCAGAACATAGGCTTTTGAATGATTACCAAAGGGTGTTTGTTAAGACTTTAGTTTGACAGtatttcttttaagtttttctCAGATCATACTGTTTGCTTTGGGATAATTGCAAAACCATGgcatatttttccatttagatGCTGATACATACTCAATTTAAATACTAACCTGAGCTTTTATTTTGCTCAATTCATGCATTGAAAAACTCATACAAGGACAGCAAGAAAGAATCTCTGAGCGGTTAATACCTGTTAGGTTTTAGAAACTTAATATCATGACCAGCCTCACCAGGACTCTCAGGCTgatccccagctctgcagtgtgaACTGAACTGGAATTTTCCTCCTCAGATTTCCAAACTATCATGCCTCATGTGTAACACCAGTGCTCCTGTCCACCACAGTTGTTACAGCACTTGATGAACCCAGGTGTACTGAAGTAAACTGCCCCATGCAGGCTGTCCTAATCCCAGGAGTTAACTTGTCTTAGCTTAGATTTGCTTCAAGTGTATTTAAAGAGGCAGTATTTGCTATTTTAAACTGATCCCCCTTAGCCATTGAGGAACACGCCTGTGTGGCTAGTAACTGGCATGGCACAGCTGTGTCCCACACAtcagagcagagatttcctTGGGAATGTGCAAACAGCATTCCTAGAGAGTGGGAGCAGCACTTGCCTAAGGAAGAAAGGAGACAACCCTTAGTCATGGTCATCTAGCAAACCTCTCCCAGAGATAGCTGGAGCCAGCACTAGAGGAAGCTGCAAACATACCTGagaacagccaggagcaggggaaaaaactgCTTGAAAagactggggggaaaaaaaagcctgaactGCCCTCCTGGCTTTGGACTTGGCAGGGGAATGTTTTCCCTCCTACTGTAGCAACAGTAAAAATCAGAGGTATTTAAATCAGGTTTTAGTAAAGCTTAAACTTGTAGTTTTGAAAGACTGGCTGGTGAAAGGCAGGTAGTGCTGGGGTCAGTAACTGCTGTGCCTGGCCTAAGGCTCcatgaggatgaggaagagcaggacctgggaggggacactgaCAGGCTGGAAGGGAGATGGGGAATCCCTGCAGGTAGCCCTGACACACTGAAAAGACCCATAAAACACCCGAATTTCTCATACACTTTTTACAAAGGAGCTTCAAGTGCTCCTCATTCTACAtgcctgctgccctgcatgCTGGGCATTCACCGTCCCGGCAGGGGCAGCTTTCTGGTCCCCGGGTTTGCAGCAGGTGGGCAGTCCCTGCAGGTAGGAAAACCAGGCAGTGTCAGTCTCTGCAGGCAGGAATGACCACTGAGCAAATCCCACAGACCAAatctccctgcagggctgttctgcATCCCCgagcagcaggtgagggcacagggcaggtcCCCTGCACCGAGGTTCCCCAGGTGTCTGGCAGCAAGGCTGCTTATCCAGGTGCATTAAGCTGGTTAAAGGCTGAGCTACCCAGAGAGTGcaggaggaagggcagagcttTATGTTGCTGTTTATGGCCATTGGTCAGGAATTTAGGATGGTTTGCTGCTGGTGTGAGCTTGAGCATGTCCAGACTGGGGTCATGAACAGAAGGACCTTGGGGACTGTACTCAGCTCCCTGCCTCTACCACACCAGTgatgctgtgcagagccaggaagTCTTATGACTTGATGGTCTAAGCAATATCAAACcttagcatttttattttcttctattgaTAAACTCCTTCAGTAATTTCTGTTGGTTCATAGGACCTTTCTGATCCATCTGTAGTTGAACATTTGGTACCTAGTTTTGTGGGTAGAAACATACAGGAGCAATCCCATTTATAGTCCATGTCTGTAATAGATAAAGGGAATATACAAGCATACAGCCTTTGGAGGCTGGAATAAATGGATACCAAAGCTCTTTTGCAACCATCTGCATAACTAATTTTTGTCCCAGACACATCAAGTCACAGTGTCATTCCCCACCAGCTCAAACCAGGCCTTCCTTTCAGATCTTTCTTTCAATGTTTCCACAGTTTCTCTCTGTGGCAGCAAAATACATAGACATGTTTTGCATACTCCTGGTATTCTGCTGCATGGAAAAGTCcctttttcttgtatttattgTACAAAACCATAAAACCATTTCTTAATTGTGTTATAATTGTGCAGAGTTGGACAGCTAGGCACAATGCAGCATTCTGTCAATAATTTATTACATCTTATGCAATAATTGAACACTTTTACTATGAGCACTTGAGAACAACTTGGACCTTATACAGAATAATATATTTTGCTACATAATAATGGAAAGATGGATACTTAAGAAAGATGTGTAGCTTGGAGGAAAACATACATGGAAGCAAATACCTCCTGCATCACCTATCTTTATGTAAAACTTAAAACTAAGCCAACATATTATATTTAATGACCCCATTTTATATATGCATAGTTTCAAGAGCTAATCAGAAGGAAATCATATTACAGTGCAACTATTTACACCAAGATGGGGGCACACCAGAACACAACTCTTCTCAACATTGGGACTCTTTTCTCACATTTATGAATGGACAAAACACATGGGAATCAGACAGAAATTCATCCTCAAAGACAATGTTCAAGGAACAAACAGGTCATATCCACAGCTCACTGATACCATCTCTATCCACTGCCTCGAGGCTAAAAGCAGATCTCAAGGTGTACAGATATCATCTTCTCTGTCATGGACTTCACTTAGAGTCAGTCCTGTGTTGCCAGCGGCACAAGGCCTTAAATCCAGCTGTGTGACAGCATCCAAATGCTACTGAAATATGTCCATGGAGAGACGCAGAAACACTGGATTTGTTGCTACATCCTTGTAAACATACTTACCCTAGGGGTAAGAAATCTAGTTAACCTTGTTTGAGGAGAAGTTATGTCCAATGTGTCAAATTACCTTTCATAACATATTCATGTGAGCAACTGTTCTGCTACCTACAGCCACAAGACTCCACCACCATGTCCTCGTACTGCTTGTAGACCACGTTGTTTGCAGAGTCAATGAAAAGGATGCTGATGGGGCTCAGCCGGGTTGGGACACAGCAAGTCGGGGGCGTGGACTCGGGGTCCATCGAGTTCATTAAAGTCTGGATAACTGCATGGTTGGTGGGCTCCAGGTGGGATCGGAGGGGGAATTCACAGAGCCCTTCGCAGTGATATGCCTCATACTCCAGAGGGGCTATTATCCAGTCATCCCAGCCCATATCCTTAAAATTCACGTGGAGGGCTTTTCTGCTACACCTTGCCTTCAGATTCTTGGTGGGCCTCTTCCCTTGCCGTGTTGCTAGAGGAGCTCTTCTCTTCCGTCTCTGGTTGAATAAGTACTCATAAACAGTTTTGTCATCTTGGCCGGATCTAGCTTTGATTTCATTGAAGAAtaagtctcttttttttgtcctcCCAAACACCAAGAACAGAGCCTTTTCATTGACCTGTCTTCCTGTTCTATTAAATCCCACGCTCCTGAGATCAACAGCTCTCCCCCTGTCAAAAGTTTCCAGTTCAAAACACAAGTTAACCaagtttttaaagtttctgaAAAGTTTCCAGATGTCAAACACTTCCCACTTGGGTGTATCAGTGATGCTAACAGCCCGAGAGTCCAAGAGTGTTGAGGCTTGTCGGTTTGTAGAGCaactaaataattttacttGGGAAGTTTTTCCAGAAGAATGAGACTTCCATGTatcagaaggtttttttctcaatattcgaagctctgctcccagcaaacCATCTTTTTCTAATGCACTGAtgtcaaaaatatatttttgttttcgTATAGTTGGTGCTCGCTCATCTAAAAAAagcacacagatttttaaatgtgtatcAAGCACAGAGCAATATCACTTATTCAGTTCTTAATGGTTTTACTCAAATTTGCTTATAAGCCTTGAAGTTAGCCCACTGAACAGAAAGAGCAATTTTTGTCTAAGggatcagccccagctccatGCAGAGGCTTCAGAAGAACTCAGGGACTCACCAGAGAAATGAGTTTCTGAGTCTGCCTTGTAGAAATCTCCTTTCTTTCACCAGAAGGCATTTTCTACCTTCAAAGTTGGGATTAGCTAGttgaaaaataatactttttcaGGGCTGAGCATTCACAGGACCTATTTACCACTTATATCCTACTTAAATTACTGAAAGAGAGCTTCAGTGGCGGCCAGACCTTATGCTGGCTCCAAACATGAGCAAATTTACCCTTAGATGATGCAATAGTAAATTAGTCCTTTAAAACCAGCATCCCCAGGAACTGCCAGACATAAGGATAATTGCCTAATTAACTAAACCGCACATAATTCACAATTTTTCaaactggggagaaa contains:
- the GDF5 gene encoding growth/differentiation factor 5, producing the protein MKILHFLTLLLWHLTWLSLDLVPVALSNSEAGQGNPGSKLGFLKAEGKERNPSTRAGTLRTASHGYSAGTSKARTKSSAVQAGALLAKNDDSKKVPSRTAATEGKVGHLPSRPSGVRTVTPKVQNLSSKVALKKTGTSSTDTDSFKTKKTKEPVTQREAKETFRHPPITPHEYMLSLYRTLSDAERKGVNGSVKLEAGLANTITSFIDKGQDERAPTIRKQKYIFDISALEKDGLLGAELRILRKKPSDTWKSHSSGKTSQVKLFSCSTNRQASTLLDSRAVSITDTPKWEVFDIWKLFRNFKNLVNLCFELETFDRGRAVDLRSVGFNRTGRQVNEKALFLVFGRTKKRDLFFNEIKARSGQDDKTVYEYLFNQRRKRRAPLATRQGKRPTKNLKARCSRKALHVNFKDMGWDDWIIAPLEYEAYHCEGLCEFPLRSHLEPTNHAVIQTLMNSMDPESTPPTCCVPTRLSPISILFIDSANNVVYKQYEDMVVESCGCR